The Oncorhynchus tshawytscha isolate Ot180627B linkage group LG12, Otsh_v2.0, whole genome shotgun sequence genome includes a window with the following:
- the LOC112266323 gene encoding E3 ubiquitin-protein ligase TRIM35 encodes MRKEEEEKGKMIAREMKNIQDQISLTENITAVKQKLQKQEVPFLKSYKHTQTFSRAQDTLPDPQLVSGALIDVAKHLGNLQFRVWEKIQGIVKYTPVILDPNAAHPCLSLSDDLTSVSQTVPTQQLPDNPERNTNHATVLCSEGFSSGRHSWEVEVGDHPYWFIGVYNFPIRWIV; translated from the coding sequence atgaggaaggaagaggaggagaaggggaagatGATTGCCAGAGAGATGAAGAACATTCAGGACCAGATCTCTCTCACAGAAAACATCACTGCTGTGAAACAAAAACTCCAGAAACAAGAGGTGCCATTTCTCAAgagctacaaacacacacagacattctcCAGAGCCCAGGACACACTGCCGGATCCACAGCTGGTCTCAGGAGCACTGATAGATGTGGCCAAACACCTGGGCAACCTGCAGTTCAGAGTCTGGGAGAAGATACAGGGGATTGTCAAATACACTCCTGTGATTCTGGACCCCAATGCTgcacatccctgtctctctctgtctgatgatCTGACCAGTGTGAGTCAGACAGTCCCAACCCAGCAGCTCCCTgacaacccagagaggaacaCAAATCATGCCACAGTTCTGTGCTCTGAGGGGTTCAGCTCAGGAAGGCACAgctgggaggtggaggtgggggaccACCCATACTGGTTTATAGGTGTATATAACTTCCCCATACGATGGATTGTTTGA